GGCATACATGTGGATGGccataataaatataaataattaaaacaatactAATTAAAGAACATCCCACCACTATCAACTGTTGTTGAGATGTAATATATGTTCATCATTTTGTTCAAATACTGTCTCAtttggtttctttaaaaaataatttagcttAAATACGAACACAAAAAAACTGCAGTTTGCGCAACGCTCCACAGCACCTAATTCAAATTTATGTTAGACAACGCAGGTCCAAATTGAATGAAAACTGACCAACAATGGCACCAGACTATATGGTtgctaaaaattaaataaataaataaaacattatgaatTAATGATCTActtgaataaataagaaataaatatgtaaagtgACTGTGAAATAACTGAATGCTTACAAAATGATCAGCTCATTTGTCACTTCTTTAAACATGTGTATAATAATAAACCATACATTTCACATTAAGATTTTTCACAATAATATAAATTATTGTTTAGATAGTTTTGTTTAATTCCATCCATTTTGTTTTcaatatgtaattttttttaaagtcatcttttatttcataatggcGTGCTTCCCAACgacctttttatttaataatgacACTTTTCAGCAGAATGACTTTGCCTGCCAATCAGCGTCAGTGGGTTCCATACCAGACTGGGTtaggtgtttattttatttaaataaaatcgttttttatttaagtaaaaagTTCCTGGCACCTCACTTGAAAGGAGGGGCAAGCCCTCAGGGCCTTCGGGGTATTCAAAGAAGAGCCTAAGTGGTCCCAGCAACAAAATAACATATAACATATTAGGGTGTGACTATAAATGAAAATGATTCTTGGGTTTGTATTTGGGTTTTGAACGATGTGCCTATTTGCCATCAGGTGAGAGGCCGGGCACGACGCGGACAAGCTGCCAGTCCAACACAGGGCAATGCAGAGACTGTGGAAAGAGTGCctagagagaacccacacatacaTGAGGATAACATGCAAACTTTACACAGAAAGAGCATGGAGTCTTTCTTTGTCCAGGCCTGGATATTAACCTGTTTGATGCAAGGAGACATTTCTGACCACCATACCTAAAAAAACTTGCACAGTGTAAAATGTCTTCCAGTCcgcaatttaatttttatttagctaTTTTGTTTTGCCGTTTTCAGGTTAGCAGCTGAAGAGGATAAATTtggctcataaaaaaaatacataacttttatattgtttaGCCCAGTCATTTCATCACCTGACAGACATTTTCCCTACTAAACCTGCAATAATACAAGAGTATATTTGTTGCAATCATTTCTGATGTCACACGTCGCCCCGACTTGTCGAGGTCTATTATGAAGGTTGCAATCCTATGCTTTGCACAACAACCATAAAAAGACTCCCAGAAAAACAGGTTTTCAAGCAGCTTGCATGCAGACGAGTGTGACCAACCTCTAGTTGTCCTTTCTGCAAAGAGACCTGGTTGAAGACACGGCCGCCTTCTTCCCCACACACAGCCTTCAGCTCTTCTTTGTTCAGGGAAAACAGCTGAGCTCCGGTCAGGATCCCCAAACATTCAACGGTCCTGCAGAaaaaccacagcaaggcagttTATTCTGATAGCATTTCAAatagacctgtttttttttttctcagtgcaACATTGCTTCTAACGGAGAACACGCTGTTGTTAAACAGGTAAGAACCAGATAAAGTCTTCTTAAGGCACTGTGGCATGTTGCAGCAGGAAAGACCTTGGTGTCAGAACTGGCATCAGTGGATTCCTCTGAAGTGAGTCTCTTCCAGCCCCCGGGGGATGGCTCTCCAATAAACCCAGATTTAAAGAGGAATTACAGCTTCGGTTACACCTGATCTGTTAGTCATCTcttcaaaacagcaaaaaaaaaaaaaaaaaaaaaaaacagcagccatGTACAATCTCCccgtgaaatattttaaatacttgGGTGACTGAAtctaactttaactttttaaactgaaactggGCTGCATAAGCTTGATGAACCAAGAAAACATGTCATTCCCTGATTCATTTAGTTGCACTGGTTTTCCTAAAGTGACTGTGCAGTTGTCCAAACCCAGTCAACCTAACGCTCCTTTCGGTTTGCTATCAGCATCAGAAAGAGACGGGACCTGGTCCATCTTCACAGGTCTCTTGAAAAAAGACCTTAAGACCAGTTTTTCTAACTCCTCCAACATTGCCACACGCCTCACCTAAAGTGGATATCAGGGACTGACTGTTACTGCCTTGCATCTGGTAACGTGTTTGTTAGCCACCTTGGACAAAGACGCCTTCTGAATGATTAGCATCATGTAAATGTACCACATTTGCAGCCTATGTAGGTGCAACGTCACTAACAGGATCTCTCCAAAGTGAGCACACCGCTCACATTTTTTCACATATCTTACAACGTCTTTTCATGGGACAACATGAAAAGGTGAACATGACTTTACATTGTTTGAAATAATGTGAAGTCAGGGTACAGTTTGTATAACAAGCTTTAAATTTGCTGTCCCttcaaaaaaacagcaattaatCCCTAAACCAACAAAAgtagtacattttatttaccctggagtaaatttaaaaaaatctaactcaGTCAGGAAATAACCTAAACCTATGTAAAAACCAAACTGCAGAGCATGCACACAGTGGATAAACAGataatttcctcaaattcaaatTCCAGCAACTTaactaaaaagacaaaaaaaaaaagctttccttTTACAGCTCCCATTTAATCCCAAATAGAAAATGCATAAATTTTGCACCAATCAGATCAAGATTGAGATGGAAaaaatatagctttttttttagaactatTAACACtgctaataaaaaatatatatattattatgtttgCGCAGAACATGGGAAATGGTTAGAAAAACAACTTCAAAATacgttaatttaaaaaaagtttcactGTCATTGGgtctttaaaggggacatatcatgcttttgacttcttccttttctcattgaaatcattcagttgtggtcaatataaagtggaactgcaacattttggtctgaattcctcatcattgttgccccacagccctcATTTACCCCTGTTTTGAGCTGCGTCTCAGAGcgactcgttttggtgccgtctcgtTAAATGCGAATGAGGCACTTCTTCcctttcagccatttttgtagtattctAGGGGACGTTGTATTGACCTGTATGGGTTAATGCACTCAATAGCCATACATTTTCACATACCCTCTTGTAGTTTCAGCATCCTTCCGTTTGGACTACAAAAAAATCGTGGCaaaaaaatagatgaaaatGGCGCATTTACGAAATTGGTTAGCCGGAAGTCAGTGACCTTGTTTAACAGCTTttcagcaaatactgtgacgtaattgttcaaaacaCATAACAGAGAACAgggaaaactgaacggcttgaaaataTGACACAAACAGAATACATCGACATCTATGCAGCACAGGGACAGACTACATccaaattttctgcactcctaaaGACTCCAAGTGCACAaccaaatgtatttaagggccaaaaaaagtggattttgcatgatatgtcccctttaagtgaGCAAATAAAAGACAGGTGCTTGATTTATGCACAATAACACAAACTTACGGTTTTGAGAACGATTTAGCATTGAGCCACGCTGTCACCTGCTCTTGATTCGAGTCAAATGTTAACGGCACCCGAGGGCCAGCTGGGCGCTCTATTCGGATCTTATTGGCCACTGGCTTTTTGTTTGCGGTGATCGCCATCAGCAGCTCACTGTTAACCTCGtccatctctgcagagcaacaATGTGATGAAAACGGAAGAGAAAGAGTTTTGTTCAAACATTTgtagcttgtgtttttttttttttgctttgtttattttttctgtgcAGACTAACTTTTGTCTTTGTGCACGCCCTTGTTGAAGCTGTCGCTCTTGTGCAGGGATCCGATGGGTGAAGTCATGTAGTCGTTCTGCAgtcacacaaacacgcacaaaCTCCATTCATGACACAGAAACACAAGTATTATCACAAAAACAGGTTTGGCTTCACCTGTTTCTATGCGATTCATGTTTGAAGGAAAGCCAGAGGCAAAATATGTGGATGTGTGTtttaaaggaggaaaaggagcTGCACGCATCAGAGATGAGgtgcttcatgcatgctgaCTGTCTGTAGGAAGTGGGAAATGGAATATAGTTGTGTAAGAGAGGTGCTGACAAGATGTCCACAAGCTGAACAGATCAGTTTCCATCTAACTCTTCTGTGTTGACGAGtgggaaatatttaaaaaaaactatatataaaaaaacatgatacttttctcttttaaacaagtaaaaataaacgtctAAATTCTAAATTCTACACCCCTTCAGTAAAATGCCAGGTTTTTGCAACAGGACAAATGCAAATAACTTATACCTTTAAtaattcaaagattttttttatcgtcACCTcgtgttaccgtggtgaaatttctttttggcctGTTTGGTTAAGAgtgcacataaaagacaaatgagacaaacaggcaatgaatgTAATATAACATATTGTTGTATAATCCAACtaaagcaacaataaaacaattagaaaggaactttttttttttaacggctGCTAGAAACTGGTTAAATAAGCGTGCCCACCTTTAAACTGACTTTGTTAAAGCACATTTTGATTCAGTTTCAGCATTCACTTTTCATATCTTAGCAATATTTGCCCACTCTACCATTCAGATGATCTCCTGATCCATCTCTGTTCTGCGGCCCTCTTTGGGTGTCCCCACAGACGTTCTGCCAGATTTAGTTTTGATCGCCGGCTTGGTCATCTCGGaaattttcattttcttcagGTCAAATCGTTCTTTTGTTGGTTTGTGTGTATGCGCGGACTTACAGTGATGCTGAAGGATGAAATTCctcatcattttcattttttattttattgcaaaatgacAAATTACCAAATAGGGGATGGGTGAATACAAAGAAACCACAACTAGGACCAGGAATGAATGCTGGAAATAAAGCCAAAGGTGCTTTAACAAAGTATCATGCAACCATGTTGTTGACgatttttacatctttttaatCTCTAATCAAATTTACTTGTTTTTGAGTTAAGTTATATGGAATGTTGGTCGTATTCaagattgcttttttttgttgttgtttttccaaaaattaacttAATAGAGACATGTACACTTTTTATATCTACTGTATCAAAAATATTTAGTGAAATGTCATCATTATAGACAAAGTAAAATCTTCCTTAAGATGCAGGAGTTCAAACAGCTCTTAAGAGAGAAGCAACATCTCTTGAAGTCTAAGTGGCGTGGGTAACTAAAGGGTCAACGGAGCCAGAGGGATTACGACGGCTGTGCAATAGTCTGCAGTGTGTCCTGAACAAATGGGATTTCAGTAAATGCGGAGTATGCATAGATGGTAAGTTACCTGGCTGAAAGGGTCTTCTGGCTCTTCTATCCTGACAACATCGAGGATGTTAAACGGGACGTAGCCAGACTGGCCGCTGCGATTCCGTAGTTTCCACCACTGTTTGTTATCCTCCAACACCTGCGAGACAGATCATTCCACAGAACAGGGAAGCTGGAGTAGACGTGCTGCAGTTCTCCCGCGCTTCTTTAGCAGTGATTCATTAAAACAACACACTCATGATGCAATGGAAAACATTGTGGTTAAAACTGTAAATTGGTCACGCAGAATATGAAAGCCTGGTGTGCCAACCTCAAGGATTTCATCCTGCAGAACCGACAGCTCGTTGGGATTCCGCGCCACGAAGTGGTAACGGATTTTGGCATATTTGCGGTTGCTGGACATCCCATTTGCTGAGGAGTGATTGCCgtaatactaaaaaaaataacaataataaaaaaaaaacataaaagagaacagataaaaaaagttaatacaTATTTAAAGATACAGTTTAATACATATGAACTgtaattggaaaacaaaactctcACATCCTCTGTTGAGAGTTTCTTGTAGTCGGGGCTTGTGGGAGTCCCAAGTGGTCGAGACGGTCCCTCGGTTTCCCATGGAGCTGTCAGGAACAGCTCCGGAGACGGCTCCCATCCGTTTCGAAACTTGGGGCAATAAGGAGGAGCGCACTGATCTCTAGGCCACTCTGCCCTACAGGAGGAGGAAAGGTTGTTTAAAAGTGAACCTGTGTAATTCACATGATAAGCAGACAGAGCCAGCAGAAGCATTCAACAACATGATTTTCTGTACATGTAATCTTTCTTTTTATGCAAACAGACCCCAGGAAGAACAGCAGATGCAGCATGCTGCTGATGCTAAAGGTTGatctaaaaacaataaacatgtaTTAAACCTGGGTTTGGTCCACCCGTCACCAAGCAGCTCAAACAAAGTCATCTCTTTGGGGCTGAGGTGTCCTCGTAGGAAGTCAACTGCGTCCTTTGAAAGATGAGGAGAGATGACTGAACGTACCAAGTCAGGACTCCCACAGCTCTGCAGGACCTGAGGACATGATTTAAAGGTTCACAGTTGAAATTGGCTGAAAGAGCAGTGCTCATTCTCTTGTTATAATGTTATAATAATCCCAGCTGTTTTTAGTACTGGCAGCCTTTttaatattgcttttttttttaggacatagcagatattttcttttgctttcagTGTTTTGAAGTTTGCATCattctattttctgtgattgcagcatTTCTCTGTTCCATCTGTTTTTTGTGAATGTGCGTTTTGGAGTTTGCATCGTCACTGTGTCTGCCGCCGTACACGCCTGCTAAGTATTTAAGGTAGTTGTTAAAGAACAGCTAGAAGGGGCGAGCTTTCTTCAAACACATCGCACAAATCTTATGTTCAGAGATAATTTTCTGTCCCGCAGTATCGAAGGAGTGGCTGAACACTCCCGGCTGGAAAAGCAACATTGCTTTACAGCTGCACTTGTGTTTCAGATGAAAGCCGCGTCGCTCCGGTTGGTTAAGTGTTTGAGCATAGCACCGAGAGGGTGTGGAGCCAGAGCAGCAAAACGAAGGAAAactaaccaaaaaaataaaataaaaacacacacaaatatttgctgaaaaaaaaatgcaagtgtATTCATTGTGTGATTTTAACAACCCCCTTGTGTCACTTTAGCCTCtcagttcagttttggtttaacaaaatatttcagcaatgACCCACAACAAGAGAAAGATGGCTTCCCTCATCCAATTCAAACTCAAACAGATTCATTTTTGCAGCTCTTACCAGCTCCAGAGGCCCAAATAGGAAATGAACCAGCTCAGGAGCACTCGGGTTCTGTAAgtgtttcttcagtttggccTGCAGGGGGCAGAGTGGCGAATAATCATAGGTAAGTTGATGACCATAGAGCGGCCACTCACTGATGAAGGTTAGGAGCTTTGATATCTCACCAAGAGGTTGAGGGCCAGCTTCAGTTTCTGCAGGCTGTCAATGAACTCTGCTTCAGTGGGGGGCTTGGCCCGCAGGGTCAGCATGCCCTCTGTGAAccagaacaacaacaatgacCACACACAGAGGCCACGGTTACCAGGCTGTTCCACACACGTGCTGCGGACGAGACGCGGGTTACACGTTCTAGCCGAGGAGCAAACTCATAAATGTTCTTCTATTCTACACTTCTAGAATAATTTATAGCCTGAGCGATACAACGATAGAGGGTAATAAACGTTTCACCTTGCAGGGTAAGAAAAACTCCTGCGCAGTTTCACGACCTGTGACTCAACCGGCTGAACAGAAAGTTTATGACCCATGAGATGTTGAATATGAAATGGGAGTTTGGGATAAATGTTGACTGCTTTGGCAAATTGTCACTTCTATGAAACGTACGTTTCCATTGCATAACAAATCACAGTCAAATCAAAGTTAGCAGGAACATTTTAGCCGTAATATTGTTACTAGTATGAATGTGGACAAGGAAACCCTGGGGTGTCTAAAACTTGTTGGTTGTTGGATCGCTGTGGTCCGACTTGCTTTCCATCAATCCTCAACGTCAGTGAATTTAGAAGCTGCTATACATCTCTGACTCCCTTTCATGTTTAATGAGACAGTTCACAGCTGTCCCAGgtcttcaaaaacatttaaaagtttctcCATTTGAATGCTTTCTCTCAGCACAGCCTTGCATCCAGATCAGCTGCAGGACCGAGGGCCATAACGTTATGGGTGACTGGTAAAGCTTCCCGTAATAGATCAATTATTTCTATGCATGGGGAATTATTCAGTGAAGGTAGATCTAGATATCATACAAATTCTTTGTAATTCTTTTATGCAGttatttaaaaggaacatatagAAACGTTGCACTGTTTGTTTCTTCCTGACAAGTTCACCCAAGCTCTGAAATCAAAGAAACCATGTTTGCTTGTTCGCAATAAGAATCAACATATTTGAAAATCTGATTATGAATGCAGCTATTATGGGTTGTTGCTACTGTTTGAACGTGCAATCGTAGAGTTTTCTTTCCAACTATTTATTatacaaaaatctgtattttctcttctttcttatgcacttcttgttactgtgcactattttatttttatatttgtatcatgttcgaataaataaataaataaataaaaaataaattctgatcCTACATTTCCGGTTTTAATATCATTTTATCTTTGAAGATTTCATAAAATGAAACCTGAATCCGAAGCTACGAAGCAGATGCTACGTCAGCCTAATTAACCAGTTGATCTATTCTTACAATGCCTCCAAactgtcacagttttttttttatttagcatatAACCAAAATGTCTccaaacagacattttaaaggGCTAAGAACTTCTTTAATGCTTACTTAACTGAGGGTTGTCAGCCAGTTTGACCAGCAGTTTTAGTCATAACCACACCGCATGATGACAGCTTACACCTAGTCAACCAAGTAAACTCAGACACAGGCAGCAACTGGGTGGAGCTTTCCAAGAAACACTTGAATCCTCTAGAAAAGTTTTATACcttcaaatgtaataaaataaaatcagctaaGGTGTTGGCAAAACATGCATAAATATGATAAATCACATCAGCACACCGAAGAGCAAGAGAATCACACATGGCAAAGTGAGCAATACGTGCATATTGTCATGCCGTTTGAACCACCGCAGAAGAAGAAAGGGTGACAGACCTGCTGGtcctttcttcttgttcttcttacTCTTGTTGCGTTGGTTGAGCTGGGAAAACGCCTCTGCTGCCTTCTGCAGCCGCGACACAAAGATCTCTATGTCGTCCAGGGCACAGTTGAGGATTTGCTAAAGAGGTAAAAACATAAGCTGTAGTCGTTATGATCTCACAAAAAGGGACACGATGACCGCCACAGCAAACTCACCACGTCCTTCTCGATGCGCTGGGCCAGCTTTTCATGCGACTCAGCATCATAAGGTCCAGCAAGTCGAGGATCTATCATTAATcacaaaaaatcaaaacatcacCACAGAAAATTAATTATGTTATTAAAAAGTTTGGGTTTTTATGTCAGCGTAAAGCGGCGATTCTCACCCGGAGGATTTGCCGCGGCTGCCACTCGTCGATTGGCAACAGGAGGCGGGCCCCTGGGGCTCGTGGGA
This genomic stretch from Fundulus heteroclitus isolate FHET01 chromosome 2, MU-UCD_Fhet_4.1, whole genome shotgun sequence harbors:
- the LOC105928211 gene encoding epidermal growth factor receptor kinase substrate 8-like protein 2 isoform X2, translated to MWTYEQRKKYSNSNFIMHETSQYHVEHLSTFVMDKAESIVTVDDAIKKLILLDSKDKIWTQEMLLQVTDKAVRLLDCDTQEELENFPLSTIHVCMTVLNQTRYSSVLLLLCQDRDQYRPDIHFFHCDEVEAEMVHADIDSALGDNKHGRKMRLHTLKVNQEKMKHQRETILPPTSPRGPPPVANRRVAAAANPPDPRLAGPYDAESHEKLAQRIEKDVQILNCALDDIEIFVSRLQKAAEAFSQLNQRNKSKKNKKKGPAEGMLTLRAKPPTEAEFIDSLQKLKLALNLLAKLKKHLQNPSAPELVHFLFGPLELVLQSCGSPDLVRSVISPHLSKDAVDFLRGHLSPKEMTLFELLGDGWTKPRAEWPRDQCAPPYCPKFRNGWEPSPELFLTAPWETEGPSRPLGTPTSPDYKKLSTEDYYGNHSSANGMSSNRKYAKIRYHFVARNPNELSVLQDEILEVLEDNKQWWKLRNRSGQSGYVPFNILDVVRIEEPEDPFSQNDYMTSPIGSLHKSDSFNKGVHKDKKMDEVNSELLMAITANKKPVANKIRIERPAGPRVPLTFDSNQEQVTAWLNAKSFSKPTVECLGILTGAQLFSLNKEELKAVCGEEGGRVFNQVSLQKGQLERSQGDSELQEIMRKRQEKIDSTSSAD
- the LOC105928211 gene encoding epidermal growth factor receptor kinase substrate 8-like protein 2 isoform X1, translated to MPEVMSGPGPLSRQANGVARSDSKLSAKALYEQRKKYSNSNFIMHETSQYHVEHLSTFVMDKAESIVTVDDAIKKLILLDSKDKIWTQEMLLQVTDKAVRLLDCDTQEELENFPLSTIHVCMTVLNQTRYSSVLLLLCQDRDQYRPDIHFFHCDEVEAEMVHADIDSALGDNKHGRKMRLHTLKVNQEKMKHQRETILPPTSPRGPPPVANRRVAAAANPPDPRLAGPYDAESHEKLAQRIEKDVQILNCALDDIEIFVSRLQKAAEAFSQLNQRNKSKKNKKKGPAEGMLTLRAKPPTEAEFIDSLQKLKLALNLLAKLKKHLQNPSAPELVHFLFGPLELVLQSCGSPDLVRSVISPHLSKDAVDFLRGHLSPKEMTLFELLGDGWTKPRAEWPRDQCAPPYCPKFRNGWEPSPELFLTAPWETEGPSRPLGTPTSPDYKKLSTEDYYGNHSSANGMSSNRKYAKIRYHFVARNPNELSVLQDEILEVLEDNKQWWKLRNRSGQSGYVPFNILDVVRIEEPEDPFSQNDYMTSPIGSLHKSDSFNKGVHKDKKMDEVNSELLMAITANKKPVANKIRIERPAGPRVPLTFDSNQEQVTAWLNAKSFSKPTVECLGILTGAQLFSLNKEELKAVCGEEGGRVFNQVSLQKGQLERSQGDSELQEIMRKRQEKIDSTSSAD